The following coding sequences are from one Alkalinema sp. FACHB-956 window:
- a CDS encoding Uma2 family endonuclease, whose amino-acid sequence MTIATPQKMSLEEYLTYDDGTDTRYELVDGVLVEMGAESDINVEIAGFLFSVLLQFVPHYLLRRGTELVVSSQVATSRQPDLTVLTVPGRIALQGTARSIITPDMPPPQLVIEVVSPGSESSDNYQRDYVQKPTEYAARGIAEYWIVDPERSVVSIGVLMDQRYQFQPFQGDSPIVSPTFPGLTLTAEQVLQAGQGF is encoded by the coding sequence ATGACGATCGCGACCCCCCAAAAAATGAGCCTTGAGGAATATCTGACCTATGACGACGGGACTGATACCCGCTATGAATTGGTGGATGGGGTATTAGTAGAGATGGGTGCGGAAAGTGATATTAACGTTGAAATTGCAGGATTTCTCTTTTCGGTTCTGCTTCAGTTTGTCCCCCACTATCTGTTGCGGCGAGGAACGGAATTGGTAGTCTCTAGCCAAGTTGCGACCAGTCGCCAGCCTGACCTCACAGTCTTAACAGTGCCAGGAAGAATCGCGCTACAGGGAACAGCCCGATCGATCATCACCCCAGATATGCCCCCGCCCCAATTGGTGATAGAAGTGGTCTCCCCTGGATCGGAATCCAGTGATAATTACCAACGGGATTATGTGCAGAAACCGACTGAGTACGCAGCACGGGGCATTGCCGAATATTGGATTGTCGATCCGGAGCGATCCGTTGTCTCGATCGGGGTTCTGATGGATCAGCGTTACCAGTTTCAACCCTTTCAAGGCGACAGCCCGATCGTGTCTCCCACGTTCCCCGGACTCACGTTGACTGCAGAACAAGTGTTGCAAGCAGGACAGGGGTTTTAA
- a CDS encoding Uma2 family endonuclease, producing the protein MTIATHKLTFEEYLTFEDGTDTRYELVNGDLIPMSLGTGLHGEIIWDLTRVLEQEIQRLDLDWVARPALIGVQSPRGGRWDTSRIPDITVLSSSQWAEMKGREAVIRLSEAPPSLVVEVVSTSTKPDDYGAKWSEYSVLNIPEYWIVDPTDAAITICRLENGRYQDALYRGDYPIVSPTFPGLTLTAVQVLNAGTLG; encoded by the coding sequence ATGACGATCGCGACTCACAAGCTAACGTTTGAGGAGTATTTGACCTTTGAGGATGGAACAGATACCCGCTACGAATTGGTCAATGGTGACTTAATCCCTATGAGTCTAGGAACGGGGTTGCACGGCGAAATCATCTGGGATTTAACCCGTGTATTGGAGCAAGAGATTCAACGGTTAGACCTTGACTGGGTGGCGAGACCGGCCTTAATCGGTGTTCAGTCGCCTCGGGGAGGACGATGGGATACTTCACGGATTCCCGATATTACCGTGCTATCGTCTAGCCAATGGGCCGAGATGAAAGGGCGAGAAGCGGTGATTCGTCTATCGGAAGCCCCGCCTAGCTTAGTTGTGGAAGTCGTCAGTACGTCCACTAAGCCGGATGATTATGGCGCGAAATGGTCAGAATACTCAGTGCTAAACATTCCTGAATATTGGATTGTGGATCCGACTGACGCAGCCATCACGATTTGTAGACTGGAGAACGGACGGTATCAAGATGCCCTGTATCGCGGGGATTATCCGATCGTGTCTCCCACGTTTCCCGGACTCACGTTGACCGCCGTGCAAGTGCTCAATGCTGGAACTTTAGGCTGA
- the sufR gene encoding iron-sulfur cluster biosynthesis transcriptional regulator SufR, translating into MTQTQQPSTKQDILQFLLKQGESSAQDLAQQLQVSPQAIRRHLKDLEIEGLIHHKTVQAGMGRPNHIYELSKKGRSQFPDRYDEFAVSLLDTLAETVGKDQVNDILRKQWERKAQDYQDALGSGTLAERVQALVELRRAEGYMAEFYLVDEDATRPKYVMTEYNCAISHIAESFPNICGHELEMFAIALQDCSVERTHWLVDGEHRCGYLIQLKG; encoded by the coding sequence ATGACCCAAACACAGCAGCCATCGACAAAGCAAGATATCCTGCAATTTCTATTGAAGCAGGGTGAATCTTCCGCGCAGGATTTGGCGCAACAACTCCAGGTGTCCCCCCAGGCCATCCGTCGTCACCTGAAGGATTTGGAAATTGAGGGACTGATCCACCACAAAACGGTGCAGGCCGGGATGGGTCGCCCTAATCATATTTATGAGTTGAGCAAAAAAGGCCGATCGCAGTTTCCCGATCGCTACGATGAGTTTGCGGTGTCGCTGCTGGATACGCTGGCGGAAACGGTGGGGAAGGATCAGGTCAACGACATTTTGCGGAAACAGTGGGAACGTAAGGCCCAGGATTACCAGGACGCCCTCGGGAGTGGCACGCTGGCGGAACGGGTGCAGGCGTTGGTGGAACTGCGACGGGCGGAAGGCTACATGGCGGAGTTCTATCTGGTGGATGAGGATGCGACTCGCCCGAAATATGTGATGACGGAATATAACTGCGCCATTTCCCACATTGCGGAATCCTTTCCCAATATTTGTGGCCATGAGTTGGAAATGTTCGCGATCGCCCTTCAGGATTGCTCGGTGGAGCGTACCCATTGGCTGGTGGATGGTGAGCACCGTTGTGGATATCTGATTCAACTCAAGGGTTGA
- a CDS encoding ferredoxin-thioredoxin reductase catalytic domain-containing protein, with amino-acid sequence MSLEPPKQASEKNLEIMKSFAESYAKRTGTYFCVDPGVTAVVLEGLAKHKEDLGAALCPCRHYEDKEAEVKATYWNCPCVPMRERKECHCMLFLTPDNDFAGDKQSITVEEIRTLTGH; translated from the coding sequence ATGAGTTTAGAACCCCCCAAGCAAGCCTCTGAAAAGAACCTCGAAATCATGAAAAGCTTCGCAGAAAGCTATGCGAAGCGGACAGGAACCTACTTTTGCGTAGATCCTGGCGTGACTGCGGTGGTGCTGGAAGGATTGGCCAAGCATAAGGAAGACCTGGGTGCTGCGCTCTGTCCCTGTCGTCACTACGAGGACAAGGAAGCCGAGGTGAAAGCCACCTATTGGAACTGCCCCTGCGTGCCCATGCGGGAGCGTAAGGAGTGCCACTGTATGCTGTTCTTGACGCCGGACAATGATTTCGCTGGCGACAAACAATCCATCACCGTTGAAGAAATTCGCACCCTAACCGGCCACTAA
- the sufB gene encoding Fe-S cluster assembly protein SufB, which yields MSATVQNLVNQPYKYGFVTNIESDTIPKGLNEDVIRLISAKKEEPEWMLEFRLRAYRQWLKMTDPMWAHVDYPPIDYQDIIYYSAPKVKEKKKSLDEVDPELLDTFEKLGIPLSEQKRLANVNVAVDAIFDSVSVATTFKDKLAEHGVIFCSMSEAIKDHPELIRKYLASVVPIADNFYAALNSAVFSDGSFVFVPKGVKCPMELSTYFRINNGESGQFERTLIVAEEGASVSYLEGCTAPMYDSNQLHAAVVELVTLDDADIKYSTVQNWYAGDKNGKGGIYNFVTKRGLCQGKNSKISWTQVETGSAITWKYPSCVLVGDNSVGEFYSVALTNNYQQADTGTKMVHIGKNTKSTIVSKGISAGHSKNSYRGLVKIGPKASGARNYSQCDSMLIGDGAEANTFPYIQVQNNTGKVEHEASTSKIGEDQLFYFAQRGISMEDAVSMMISGFCKDVFNQLPMEFAVEADKLLALKLEGSVG from the coding sequence ATGAGTGCAACTGTTCAGAACCTGGTCAATCAGCCCTACAAGTACGGGTTCGTGACCAACATTGAGTCCGACACGATTCCCAAAGGGTTGAACGAAGACGTCATTCGGCTCATTTCCGCCAAAAAGGAAGAGCCGGAATGGATGTTGGAGTTTCGGCTGCGGGCCTATCGCCAGTGGCTGAAGATGACTGATCCGATGTGGGCCCATGTGGACTATCCCCCGATCGACTACCAGGACATCATTTACTACTCCGCGCCTAAGGTGAAGGAAAAGAAAAAGAGCCTGGATGAGGTCGATCCGGAACTGCTCGATACCTTTGAGAAATTGGGCATTCCCCTGTCGGAACAGAAGCGCTTGGCTAACGTGAATGTGGCTGTGGACGCCATTTTTGACAGTGTGTCCGTGGCGACGACGTTTAAGGACAAGTTGGCAGAGCATGGCGTGATCTTTTGCTCGATGTCCGAGGCGATCAAAGACCATCCTGAGTTGATTCGAAAGTATTTGGCCAGCGTGGTTCCGATCGCCGATAACTTTTATGCCGCGTTGAATTCGGCGGTCTTTAGCGATGGCTCGTTTGTCTTTGTGCCCAAGGGCGTGAAGTGTCCCATGGAACTGTCCACCTATTTCCGGATTAACAACGGGGAGTCGGGGCAGTTTGAGCGGACGTTGATTGTGGCGGAGGAAGGGGCGTCGGTGAGCTACCTGGAAGGTTGCACGGCACCGATGTATGACTCGAACCAACTCCACGCAGCGGTGGTGGAACTGGTGACGCTGGATGATGCGGATATTAAATATTCCACCGTGCAAAACTGGTACGCCGGGGATAAGAACGGTAAGGGTGGCATTTACAACTTCGTGACCAAGCGCGGTCTGTGTCAGGGCAAGAACTCCAAAATTTCCTGGACACAGGTGGAAACGGGTTCGGCCATCACCTGGAAGTACCCCAGTTGTGTACTGGTGGGTGACAATTCTGTGGGTGAGTTTTATTCCGTGGCGCTGACGAATAATTACCAGCAGGCCGACACGGGGACCAAGATGGTGCACATTGGCAAAAACACCAAGAGCACGATCGTCTCCAAGGGGATTTCCGCTGGGCATTCCAAAAATAGTTATCGCGGCTTAGTGAAAATTGGCCCGAAGGCGTCGGGGGCGCGCAACTATTCCCAGTGCGACTCGATGCTGATTGGCGATGGTGCGGAGGCCAATACCTTCCCCTACATCCAGGTGCAGAATAATACGGGTAAGGTGGAACACGAAGCGTCAACTTCTAAGATTGGGGAAGACCAGCTTTTCTACTTTGCTCAGCGGGGCATTTCCATGGAAGACGCGGTGTCGATGATGATCAGCGGCTTCTGTAAGGATGTGTTTAATCAGTTGCCGATGGAATTTGCGGTGGAGGCTGATAAGCTGTTGGCGCTGAAGTTGGAAGGTAGCGTGGGGTAG
- a CDS encoding clan AA aspartic protease, translating to MEPLELELVDAEIELVSGIDLALLRAGHLTELEVHRCVVTATVDRKSTMLVISPEVQQQLNLRVIRSVEAEFADGSSEPYGVVGPVEVRFQNRRTSVEALVIPNSTKVLLGEIPMEGMDVLIDPKRERLIVNPDSPDVAKVLLM from the coding sequence ATGGAACCGCTGGAACTGGAGTTAGTTGACGCTGAAATTGAGCTTGTATCGGGAATCGATCTAGCGCTATTGCGAGCAGGCCATCTCACAGAGCTAGAGGTTCATCGGTGTGTCGTGACTGCAACCGTCGATCGCAAATCAACGATGTTGGTCATTTCACCGGAAGTTCAGCAGCAGCTTAATCTTCGAGTCATCAGAAGCGTAGAAGCTGAGTTTGCTGACGGTTCTAGTGAACCATATGGCGTAGTTGGCCCCGTTGAAGTACGATTCCAAAACCGTCGAACTTCCGTTGAGGCCCTCGTTATCCCCAATTCCACCAAAGTGTTGCTAGGGGAAATTCCCATGGAAGGGATGGATGTTTTGATTGATCCAAAACGAGAACGATTGATCGTCAATCCCGACAGCCCCGATGTTGCCAAGGTTTTATTAATGTAG
- a CDS encoding restriction endonuclease subunit R, translating to MVQAISASQVDLRELTQRFNLQATRDPAFFPEWREGLTELTDNERQVLDKIQTGYWNLVEHPPLLERAIQISVLGPILLLGDFYLPPFHIQAEKSIEIAAEDGDQLIRGRIDVLLIKTDFWVLVIESKEAEFSVEAGLPQTLSYLLANPDREKPSYGLIVSGGSFMFIKLVQGAVNQYGLSRIFEIRNPGNDLYDVLKILKRIAQL from the coding sequence ATGGTGCAAGCCATCTCAGCCAGCCAAGTTGATTTGAGGGAGTTGACCCAGCGGTTTAACCTCCAGGCAACCCGCGACCCGGCCTTCTTCCCAGAATGGCGAGAAGGGCTCACCGAATTGACGGACAATGAGCGGCAAGTCCTCGACAAAATCCAGACGGGTTACTGGAATTTGGTTGAACATCCGCCTCTGCTGGAGCGAGCCATTCAAATTTCCGTCCTCGGCCCCATTTTGTTGCTAGGCGATTTTTATCTACCGCCCTTTCACATCCAAGCTGAAAAGTCGATCGAAATTGCGGCGGAAGATGGTGATCAACTGATTCGAGGTCGCATTGATGTCCTCTTAATCAAGACCGATTTTTGGGTACTGGTGATTGAGTCCAAGGAAGCGGAGTTCTCCGTTGAAGCGGGACTGCCTCAAACTCTCAGCTACCTGCTAGCAAACCCCGATCGGGAGAAACCTAGCTACGGGTTAATTGTCAGTGGCGGTAGCTTTATGTTCATCAAATTAGTGCAAGGAGCGGTGAATCAATACGGATTATCTCGAATTTTTGAAATTCGGAATCCCGGTAACGACCTGTATGATGTCTTGAAGATTTTGAAACGGATTGCTCAATTATGA
- the sufC gene encoding Fe-S cluster assembly ATPase SufC: MVTDNQPVILSVKDLTANVDGTQILKGLNLEIKAGEVHAIMGPNGSGKSTFSKILAGHPAYEVTGGEIIFRGQNLLELEPEERARSGIFLAFQYPLEIPGVSNLDFLRVSYNAKRKHEGLEEMDAFDFDDLVHEKLGLLKMDAEFLDRGVNEGFSGGEKKRNEILQMALLEPSLGILDEIDSGLDIDALRIVASGVNALSNENNAMLLVTHYQRLLDYITPDYVHVMANGRILETGTKELALELEAKGYDWILEGAAA, encoded by the coding sequence GTGGTAACGGACAATCAACCAGTTATTCTATCGGTCAAAGACTTGACCGCCAACGTAGACGGAACCCAGATTCTTAAGGGCTTAAACCTAGAGATCAAAGCAGGGGAAGTCCACGCCATCATGGGGCCGAACGGTTCCGGGAAAAGCACCTTTTCCAAAATCCTCGCAGGCCACCCCGCCTACGAAGTGACCGGAGGCGAAATTATTTTCCGAGGCCAAAATCTACTGGAACTGGAACCGGAAGAACGCGCCCGATCGGGGATCTTCCTGGCCTTCCAATACCCCCTAGAAATTCCCGGCGTCAGCAACCTCGACTTTCTGCGCGTCTCCTACAACGCCAAACGCAAACACGAAGGCTTGGAAGAAATGGATGCCTTCGACTTTGATGACCTAGTGCACGAAAAGCTTGGTCTGCTGAAAATGGATGCGGAATTCCTCGATCGGGGCGTCAACGAAGGCTTCTCCGGTGGGGAGAAAAAGCGCAACGAAATCCTGCAAATGGCGCTGCTAGAGCCGAGTTTAGGCATTCTGGATGAAATCGACTCCGGCTTAGACATCGATGCGCTGCGGATTGTCGCCAGCGGAGTCAATGCGTTATCCAACGAGAATAACGCCATGTTGCTCGTCACCCACTACCAGCGCTTGCTGGACTACATCACCCCCGACTACGTGCACGTCATGGCCAACGGTCGCATCTTGGAAACGGGCACCAAGGAACTGGCACTGGAACTGGAAGCGAAGGGTTACGACTGGATTTTGGAAGGAGCAGCGGCATGA
- the sufD gene encoding Fe-S cluster assembly protein SufD, whose translation MTIEVSTPMAVSTPTDSILTNPEVGTAKVSTKVDRAAYLGNLLSLRSPVENLPWLQELRNQAAAIVQELAIPTTRDEDWRFTDLSALVAQTWQQPDPAIDLKACDSIVLPEAGCRLVFMNGVFKPHLSKLEDLPAGVFVGNLAQLPSDRLAAVQAALGHQTGAEEVFTALNTASLTDAAIVCIPRNVAVEKPIHLVFLSRTAGTTTIAQPRCLVLAETGSAVTLVEEYSSADAPGTYFTNAVTEVVVGDNAQVNHTRIQWENQQAFHIGKTAVSQGRDARYICTAISLGGQVSRHHFEVYSQGEQTHSQLMGLTIVDGDRTADTHSLIAFSKPYCTATQVNKCIADGKAHGVFNGRIYVPKLAQQTDASQMSRNLVLSSKARIDTKPQLEIVADNVKCAHGATVSQLEDDEVFYLQSRGIGADAARKLLTFAFATEIINQIPVASLRQSLTQMMRDRQAAS comes from the coding sequence ATGACGATCGAAGTCTCTACCCCTATGGCAGTCTCTACCCCCACTGACTCAATTTTGACGAACCCCGAAGTCGGGACGGCCAAAGTCTCCACCAAGGTCGATCGGGCTGCCTACCTGGGCAATTTGCTCAGCCTGCGATCGCCCGTGGAAAATCTGCCCTGGCTCCAGGAACTGCGCAACCAAGCCGCTGCGATCGTTCAGGAATTAGCCATCCCCACCACCCGCGACGAAGACTGGCGCTTTACCGACCTGTCGGCTTTGGTGGCGCAAACCTGGCAGCAACCTGATCCCGCGATCGACCTGAAAGCCTGTGACAGCATTGTCCTGCCAGAAGCGGGTTGTCGCTTGGTCTTCATGAATGGCGTGTTTAAGCCCCATCTGTCCAAGCTGGAAGACTTACCCGCAGGCGTGTTTGTCGGCAACTTGGCGCAATTGCCCAGCGATCGCCTTGCCGCCGTTCAAGCCGCATTAGGTCACCAAACCGGCGCAGAGGAAGTCTTTACCGCCCTCAATACCGCCAGCTTGACCGATGCCGCGATCGTTTGTATTCCCCGTAACGTCGCAGTGGAAAAACCGATTCACCTCGTGTTTCTCTCCCGAACCGCTGGCACAACGACGATCGCCCAACCCCGCTGCTTAGTCCTGGCGGAAACGGGCAGTGCAGTCACCCTAGTGGAAGAATATTCCTCCGCTGATGCGCCAGGAACTTACTTCACCAATGCCGTGACGGAAGTGGTGGTGGGAGACAATGCCCAGGTGAACCACACCCGCATCCAATGGGAAAACCAACAGGCGTTCCACATTGGCAAAACCGCCGTTTCCCAAGGGCGGGATGCGCGCTACATCTGCACTGCGATTAGCCTCGGCGGCCAAGTGTCCCGGCATCACTTTGAGGTGTATTCCCAGGGTGAGCAGACCCATAGCCAGTTGATGGGCTTGACGATCGTCGATGGCGATCGTACCGCCGACACCCATAGCCTCATCGCCTTCAGCAAGCCCTACTGCACCGCCACCCAGGTGAACAAGTGCATCGCAGATGGCAAGGCCCACGGGGTCTTTAACGGGCGGATTTACGTACCGAAGTTGGCGCAACAAACCGATGCCTCCCAAATGAGCCGAAACTTGGTGCTGTCCTCCAAGGCGCGGATCGACACCAAACCGCAGTTGGAAATTGTGGCGGATAACGTCAAATGCGCCCACGGAGCCACCGTCAGCCAACTGGAGGACGATGAAGTCTTCTATCTCCAGAGCCGGGGCATCGGTGCAGACGCCGCCCGCAAGTTACTGACCTTTGCCTTCGCCACGGAAATCATCAACCAAATTCCCGTCGCCTCCCTGCGGCAATCCCTCACCCAAATGATGCGCGATCGGCAAGCTGCATCGTAG
- a CDS encoding SufS family cysteine desulfurase → MTLTQATPSAQATPTLAQQVRSDFPILHQEVNGKPLVYLDNAATSQKPIAVLDAIHHYYERDNANVHRGIHTLSARATEAYEAVRDKTAQFVNAASRNEIVFTRNATEAINLVAYAWGMGSLQPGDEIILTVMEHHSNLVPWQFVAQRTGAVLKHVQLNAEEGFDFEHFTSLLSEKTKLVSVVHVSNTLGCINPVTEICAAAHQVGAKVLIDGCQSTPHLPIDVQAIDCDWFVASGHKMCGPTGAGFLYGKQAILEAMNPFLGGGEMIQDVFLDHSTYAGLPHKFEAGTPAIAEVIALGAAIDYLTAIGMDKIHAYEEELTAYLFQQLATIPNLRIYGPKPQANGSGRAALAAFTYEGLHANDLATLLDQSGVAIRSGHHCTQPLHNQLDLSSTARASLYFYNTFEEIDVFVSALKETIEFFSELL, encoded by the coding sequence ATGACTCTCACCCAAGCCACCCCTTCCGCCCAAGCCACGCCCACCCTGGCCCAACAAGTCCGATCGGACTTCCCCATCCTGCACCAGGAAGTCAACGGCAAACCCTTGGTTTATCTGGACAATGCGGCGACTTCGCAAAAGCCGATCGCGGTGTTAGACGCCATTCACCATTACTACGAGCGGGACAATGCCAACGTCCATCGCGGCATCCATACCCTGAGCGCGCGGGCCACGGAAGCCTACGAAGCGGTACGGGATAAAACGGCCCAGTTTGTCAATGCAGCCTCCCGTAACGAGATCGTCTTCACCCGCAACGCCACGGAAGCGATCAACCTGGTGGCCTATGCCTGGGGCATGGGGAGCTTGCAGCCGGGGGATGAAATTATTCTGACGGTGATGGAGCACCACAGTAATTTGGTGCCTTGGCAGTTTGTGGCCCAGCGGACGGGGGCCGTGCTGAAACATGTGCAGTTAAATGCAGAAGAGGGCTTCGACTTCGAGCATTTCACCTCGCTGCTGTCGGAAAAGACTAAACTCGTTTCGGTTGTTCATGTGTCGAATACTCTGGGTTGCATTAACCCGGTGACAGAAATCTGTGCTGCGGCCCACCAAGTCGGCGCGAAGGTGCTGATCGACGGTTGCCAAAGTACGCCCCATTTACCGATCGACGTTCAAGCGATCGACTGTGATTGGTTTGTCGCGTCGGGCCATAAGATGTGCGGGCCAACGGGCGCGGGATTTCTCTACGGCAAGCAGGCGATTCTGGAAGCGATGAATCCCTTCCTAGGCGGTGGGGAAATGATTCAAGATGTCTTTTTGGATCATTCCACCTATGCGGGATTGCCTCACAAGTTCGAAGCCGGGACGCCCGCGATCGCCGAGGTGATTGCCCTAGGTGCAGCGATCGACTACCTCACGGCGATCGGCATGGATAAAATTCACGCCTACGAAGAAGAACTGACCGCCTACCTCTTCCAGCAATTGGCCACGATTCCCAATCTGCGCATCTACGGCCCTAAACCCCAGGCTAACGGCAGCGGACGGGCGGCCCTAGCGGCCTTTACCTATGAAGGGTTACACGCCAATGATCTAGCGACGTTGCTGGATCAATCCGGTGTGGCGATTCGATCGGGGCATCACTGCACCCAACCCCTACACAATCAATTGGATCTCAGTTCCACCGCACGGGCCAGCCTATATTTCTACAATACGTTTGAGGAAATTGATGTCTTTGTTAGTGCCTTGAAGGAGACGATCGAATTTTTCTCAGAATTACTGTAG
- a CDS encoding metallophosphoesterase family protein, with the protein MKIAVISCIHGNYEALNAVLSDIDAQNADKIYCLGDLVGYGPHPNAVVEMIRSLDIPTCQGCWDEDIVEGLNACECSYPSVLAEKRGRLAHEWTNQVIHPETRSFLADLPFSLREDNLCFVHGSPHNQHEYLMPGMDAFVAMERVMAAGADILFCGHTHIPYVRTLDSGQLHIKVQMAQPNGQSQIVTDRTVTTPLKRIVNAGSVGEPRHGRPNATYVMYDTNCDRITLREVEYNYQKTCADIIEKGLPAIFAWRLARGLEFAERADDPTHICER; encoded by the coding sequence ATGAAAATTGCGGTGATATCCTGTATCCATGGCAATTACGAAGCGCTCAATGCCGTTCTTTCAGATATTGATGCGCAAAATGCCGACAAAATTTACTGCTTAGGGGACTTAGTCGGCTATGGCCCCCATCCCAATGCGGTGGTTGAGATGATTCGATCGCTGGATATTCCCACCTGTCAGGGCTGCTGGGATGAGGACATTGTGGAAGGGTTGAATGCCTGTGAATGTAGCTATCCATCCGTGCTGGCAGAGAAACGGGGCCGACTGGCCCACGAATGGACGAATCAAGTCATTCACCCTGAAACGCGATCGTTCTTAGCCGATCTTCCCTTCAGCCTCCGGGAAGATAACCTCTGCTTTGTCCATGGCAGTCCCCATAACCAGCACGAATATCTCATGCCCGGAATGGATGCTTTTGTGGCCATGGAGCGGGTGATGGCGGCGGGAGCAGATATTTTGTTTTGTGGTCACACCCACATCCCCTATGTCCGCACCTTAGACAGCGGACAACTCCACATTAAAGTCCAAATGGCTCAGCCCAATGGTCAGTCCCAAATTGTCACCGATCGCACCGTGACAACACCGCTAAAACGCATTGTTAACGCAGGTTCCGTGGGGGAACCACGCCATGGTCGGCCTAATGCGACCTATGTGATGTATGACACGAATTGCGATCGCATCACGTTGCGGGAAGTGGAATACAACTATCAAAAAACCTGTGCTGACATTATTGAAAAAGGATTGCCCGCAATCTTTGCATGGCGGTTGGCGCGGGGATTGGAGTTTGCAGAGCGAGCGGATGACCCAACCCATATCTGTGAGCGATAA
- the hemB gene encoding porphobilinogen synthase: protein MVANSQESTLNVMTTPLEQLESTAVSTELPTNASLPASTLESTSESTLESASESIAATAASAQLHLTHRPRRLRRTETLRRLVREQTLHVEDLIYPVFVMEGDNRTIEVESMPGCYRYTLDLLLQEVQEAYDLGIGAIALFPLISDAQKDNAGTESYNPEGLVPRAIRAIKQAVPEMIVIADVALDPYSSEGHDGIVQDGKILNDETVAILVKQALTQAEAGADFVAPSDMMDGRVKAIRQALDQAGWIHVGILAYSAKYASAYYGPFRDALNSAPKFGDKKTYQMDAANIREAIREVELDIAEGADILMVKPALAYLDVICQIKQQTHLPIAAYNVSGEYAMIKAAAAQGWIDESKVVLETLTSMKRAGADLILTYFAKTVAKMLN from the coding sequence ATGGTTGCTAATTCCCAAGAATCAACACTGAATGTTATGACCACCCCCCTGGAACAGCTTGAATCTACAGCAGTCTCAACTGAGCTACCAACGAATGCCTCCTTACCAGCATCAACTTTAGAATCAACTTCAGAGTCAACTTTAGAGTCAGCTTCAGAATCAATAGCAGCAACAGCGGCTTCTGCTCAACTCCATCTTACCCATCGGCCTAGACGGTTACGCCGGACGGAAACCTTGCGCCGTCTGGTGCGGGAACAAACGTTGCATGTGGAAGATTTAATTTATCCCGTCTTTGTGATGGAGGGCGACAATCGCACGATCGAAGTGGAATCGATGCCGGGATGTTACCGCTATACCCTAGATTTGTTGCTGCAAGAAGTACAGGAAGCCTACGATTTGGGAATTGGCGCGATCGCCCTTTTCCCATTGATTTCTGATGCCCAAAAAGACAATGCAGGCACCGAAAGTTATAATCCCGAAGGGCTCGTGCCCCGCGCCATTCGGGCAATCAAACAAGCAGTTCCGGAGATGATTGTCATTGCGGATGTAGCCCTTGATCCTTACAGCAGTGAAGGGCATGATGGTATTGTTCAAGACGGCAAAATTCTCAATGATGAAACCGTTGCCATTTTAGTGAAACAAGCGTTGACCCAAGCGGAGGCGGGGGCTGATTTTGTAGCACCCTCGGATATGATGGATGGTCGAGTCAAAGCGATTCGCCAAGCGTTAGATCAAGCCGGTTGGATTCATGTGGGCATCCTTGCCTACTCTGCGAAGTATGCTTCGGCCTATTACGGCCCCTTCCGAGATGCCCTAAATTCTGCGCCCAAATTTGGGGATAAGAAAACCTATCAAATGGATGCCGCTAACATCCGGGAAGCGATTCGGGAAGTGGAATTGGACATTGCTGAGGGCGCAGATATCTTGATGGTCAAACCCGCTTTGGCTTACTTAGACGTGATTTGTCAGATTAAACAGCAAACCCATTTACCGATCGCGGCCTACAACGTCAGTGGTGAGTACGCCATGATTAAGGCGGCAGCCGCGCAGGGTTGGATTGATGAATCCAAAGTCGTGTTGGAAACCTTGACCAGCATGAAGCGGGCGGGCGCAGATTTGATTCTTACCTACTTTGCCAAAACCGTTGCTAAGATGTTGAACTAA